Proteins from one Gorilla gorilla gorilla isolate KB3781 chromosome Y, NHGRI_mGorGor1-v2.1_pri, whole genome shotgun sequence genomic window:
- the LOC129530249 gene encoding RNA-binding motif protein, Y chromosome, family 1 member F/J-like produces MVEADHPGKLFIGGLNRETNEKMLKAVFGKHGPISEVLLIKDQTSKSRGFAFITFENPADAKNAAKDMNGKSLDGKAIKVEQAKKPSFQSGGRRRPPASSRNRSPSRSLRSARGSSGGKRGWLPSHEGHLDDGGYTPDLKMSYSRGLIPVKRGPSSRSGGPPPKKSAPSAVARSNRWMGSQGPMSQRRENYGVPPRRATISSWRNDHMSPRDDGYATNDGNHPSCQETRDYASPSRGYAYRDNGHSNRDEHSSRGYRNHPSSRETRDYTPPPRDYAYRDYGHSSWDEHSSRGYSYHDGYGEALGRDHSEHLSGSSYRDAFPRYGTSHGAPPARGPRMSYGGSTCHAYSNTRDRYGRSQESYSRSCGDFHYCDREHVCRKDQRNPPSLGRVLPDPREAYGSSSYVASIADGGERRSKKGDSSRY; encoded by the exons ATGGTAGAAGCAGATCATCCTGGCAAGCTTTTCATTGGTGGCCTGAATAGAGAAACCAATGAGAAGATGCTTAAAGCAGTATTTGGGAAACATGGTCCCATATCAGAAG ttcttttgatAAAGGATCAAACCAGCAAATCCAGAGGCTTTGCATTTATTACTTTTGAGAACCCTGCAGATGCTAAGAATGCTGCCAAAGATATGAATGGAAAG TCTTTGGATGGAAAAGCAATAAAAGTAGAACAAGCCAAGAAACCATCTTTTCAAAGTGGTGGTAGGCGGAGACCACCAGCTTCTTCGAGAAACAGAAGCCCTTCAAGAAGTCTGAGATCTGCAAGAGGAAGCAGTGGAGGAAAAAGAGGGTGGCTTCCCTCACATGAAGGACACCTgg atgatggtggatACACTCCTGATCTCAAGATGAGTTATTCTAGGGGACTTATTCCAGTTAAAAGAGGTCCATCTTCAAGAAGTGGAGGTCCTCCTCCGAAAAAATCTGCTCCTTCTGCTGTGGCAAGAAGCAATAGATGGATGGGAAGCCAAG GTCCCATGTCACAAAGAAGAGAGAATTATGGAGTTCCTCCACGCAGAGCGACAATATCTTCCTGGAGAAATGATCATATGTCACCAAGAGATGATGGTTATGCAACTAACGATgg AAATCATCCAAGTTGCCAAGAAACGAGGGATTATGCTTCACCATCTAGAGGCTATGCATACCGTGATAATGGTCATTCTAATCGGGATGAACATTCCTCTAGAGGATATAG AAATCATCCAAGTTCCCGAGAAACCAGGGATTATACTCCACCACCTAGAGACTATGCATACCGTGATTATGGTCATTCTAGTTGGGATGAACATTCCTCTAGAGGATATAG ttATCATGATGGCTACGGTGAGGCCCTTGGTAGAGATCATTCTGAACATCTAAGTGGAAGTTCTTATAGAGATGCATTTCCGAGATACG GGACCTCTCATGGTGCACCACCTGCACGAGGACCTCGGATGTCTTATGGTGGAAGCACCTGCCATGCATATAGTAATACACGAGATAGATATGGCAGAAGTCAGGAGAGTTACTCAAGGAGCTGTGGTGATTTTCATTACTGTGATCGTGAGCATGTTTGCAGAAAGGACCAAAGGAATCCGCCTTCTCTGGGTAGGGTGCTCCCTGATCCTCGTGAAGCATATGGTAGCTCAAGTTATGTGGCATCTATAGCAGATGGTGGGGAGCGTCGATCTAAAAAAGGAGACTCGAGCAGATATTAA